One Streptomyces coeruleorubidus DNA segment encodes these proteins:
- a CDS encoding ABC transporter ATP-binding protein yields MSFPPGSLLTAENLCKAYGPTPALDGAEFSIHPGEVVAVMGPSGSGKSTLLHCLAGIVTPDSGSITYNGRDLATMSDAKRSALRRSEFGFVFQFGQLVPELSCVENVALPLRLNGTSRKEAERAALSWMERLEVDHLRRQRPGEVSGGQGQRVAVARALVTNPRVLFADEPTGALDSLNGERVMGLLTEAARSTNAAVVLVTHEARVAAYSDREIVVRDGKSRDMERVI; encoded by the coding sequence ATGAGCTTCCCTCCCGGTTCCCTGCTCACCGCCGAGAACCTGTGCAAGGCCTACGGGCCGACTCCCGCGCTCGACGGCGCCGAGTTCTCCATCCACCCCGGTGAAGTCGTCGCCGTGATGGGCCCCTCCGGTTCCGGGAAGTCGACGCTGCTGCACTGCCTCGCCGGGATCGTGACGCCGGACTCCGGGTCGATCACGTACAACGGGCGCGACCTGGCGACCATGAGCGACGCCAAACGCAGCGCCTTGCGCCGGTCAGAGTTCGGCTTCGTCTTCCAGTTCGGTCAACTGGTGCCCGAGCTGAGCTGCGTGGAGAACGTGGCACTGCCGCTGCGGCTGAACGGCACCTCCCGCAAGGAGGCCGAGCGTGCCGCCCTCAGCTGGATGGAACGGCTTGAGGTCGATCACCTGCGCAGGCAGCGGCCCGGTGAGGTGTCCGGTGGTCAGGGACAGCGGGTCGCCGTCGCGCGGGCGCTGGTCACCAACCCGCGGGTGCTGTTCGCCGACGAGCCGACCGGCGCGCTCGACTCGCTCAACGGCGAGCGCGTGATGGGGCTGCTGACGGAAGCCGCCCGGTCCACCAACGCGGCAGTCGTGCTGGTCACGCACGAGGCGCGGGTCGCCGCGTACTCCGACCGCGAGATCGTCGTACGGGACGGCAAGTCCCGGGACATGGAGCGCGTCATATGA
- a CDS encoding SPFH domain-containing protein, whose protein sequence is MSTHQPQVTADVPEMPAPRVREVAAHSIGGGLALLLGLLGLLAGAGLIAAATSVDGGGAKAALITGGILVGLAAFLAMCGLNMVAPGEARVVQLFGRYRGTIRQDGLRWVNPLTSRTKISTRVRNHETAVLKVNDAYGNPIELAAVVVWRVEDTAQAIFEVDDYVEFVSTQTEAAVRHIAIEYPYDAHEEDGLSLRGNAEEITEKLAVELHARVEAAGVQIIESRFTHLAYAPEIASAMLQRQQAGAVVAARRQIVDGAVGMVEAAIARITERDIVELDSERKAAMVSNLMVVLCGDRAAQPVLNTGSLYQ, encoded by the coding sequence ATGTCCACACACCAACCGCAGGTCACCGCCGACGTGCCCGAGATGCCGGCGCCCCGCGTGCGGGAGGTCGCCGCGCACAGCATCGGCGGCGGACTCGCCCTGCTGCTCGGCCTGCTCGGCCTGCTGGCCGGCGCCGGGCTGATCGCGGCCGCCACCTCGGTCGACGGGGGCGGGGCGAAGGCCGCCCTGATCACCGGCGGCATCCTGGTCGGGCTCGCGGCGTTCCTGGCCATGTGCGGGCTGAACATGGTGGCGCCCGGCGAGGCCCGGGTCGTCCAGCTCTTCGGCCGCTACCGCGGGACGATCCGGCAGGACGGCCTGCGCTGGGTGAACCCCCTCACCTCGCGCACCAAGATCTCGACGCGCGTGCGCAACCACGAGACCGCCGTCCTGAAGGTCAACGACGCCTACGGCAACCCGATCGAGCTCGCCGCGGTCGTGGTGTGGCGGGTCGAGGACACCGCGCAGGCCATCTTCGAGGTGGACGACTACGTCGAGTTCGTCTCCACGCAGACCGAGGCGGCCGTGCGGCACATCGCCATCGAGTACCCCTACGACGCCCACGAGGAGGACGGCCTCTCGCTGCGCGGCAACGCCGAGGAGATCACCGAGAAGCTCGCGGTCGAACTGCACGCGCGCGTGGAGGCGGCCGGGGTGCAGATCATCGAGTCGCGCTTCACGCACCTCGCGTACGCCCCCGAGATCGCCTCGGCGATGCTCCAGCGGCAGCAGGCCGGAGCGGTCGTCGCGGCCCGGCGGCAGATCGTCGACGGGGCGGTGGGCATGGTCGAGGCCGCGATCGCCCGGATCACCGAGCGGGACATCGTGGAGCTGGACTCCGAGCGGAAGGCGGCGATGGTCTCCAACCTGATGGTGGTGCTGTGCGGGGACCGCGCCGCGCAGCCGGTCCTCAACACCGGATCCCTGTACCAGTGA
- a CDS encoding ABC transporter permease: MKARQWSRDLGMGARFAFAGGREGWTRMLLTAVGVGLGVTLLLITTAVPNALAARHDREEARTDLTYNNPPMRKADDTLMVGEAGTAFHDKNVRGRELQPEGPEAPLPPGVSRFPGAGEMVVSPALKRLLESGEGKLLRERLPDRIVGTIAEPGLIGSQELAFYRGADDLVVKAGYGLVARIDRFGDPHPTPEKTDPVLVLLTLVVFLVLLMPVGVFIAAAVRFGGERRDRRLAALRLVGSDTRMTRRIAAGEALAGAVAGLVLGTVFFLIARDMAGSVDLFDVSVFPSYLTPSPLLALLVAVAVPAAAVLVTLFALRGVVIEPLGVVRTAKPPRRRLWWRLLLPLGGLGLLSPMIGKGRHSGEFNQYQVTGGVLLLLVGVTALLPWVVETVVSRLDSGGVAWQLAVRRLQLSSGTAARMVNGIAVAVAGAIALQMLFSGLAGQYTRHSANDLTRAQMGATLPDEVPLARAAADFKATKGVEKVYAYDEGFISDRREFAEYSAQVTIADCASLRQVASLPSCEDGDSFVVRGGDDDEAAPGMSKPGSTLWFDSIDGDEFVHRPAPWTVPADVKQARSIKDPTGYKRSGFLLTPGALPSGAARGVSGHVYLALDQGMADAPEYARNTARRLGLPTDPTAWVSSKRTDTYDSIRTGLFVGAACVLALIGASLLVSQLEQLRERRKLLSSLIAFGTRRRTLTLSVLWQTAIPIGLGLALATTVGLTLGAVLLKMTDEPVVVDWESVLSMTGIGAGVVLVVTLLSLPPLLKLMRPDGLRTE; the protein is encoded by the coding sequence ATGAAAGCGCGCCAGTGGTCTCGCGACCTGGGCATGGGAGCCAGGTTCGCCTTCGCCGGCGGGCGCGAGGGGTGGACGCGCATGCTGCTCACCGCCGTCGGCGTGGGGCTCGGCGTGACACTGCTGCTGATCACCACCGCGGTCCCGAACGCGCTGGCCGCCCGGCACGACCGGGAGGAGGCGCGCACCGACCTCACGTACAACAACCCGCCGATGCGGAAAGCGGACGACACGCTGATGGTCGGCGAGGCCGGGACTGCCTTCCACGACAAGAACGTGCGCGGGCGGGAGTTGCAGCCCGAGGGCCCCGAGGCGCCCCTGCCGCCGGGGGTCTCGAGGTTCCCGGGGGCGGGCGAGATGGTGGTCTCCCCCGCGCTGAAGCGGCTGCTGGAGTCCGGCGAGGGGAAGCTGCTGCGGGAGCGGCTGCCGGACCGGATCGTCGGCACCATCGCCGAGCCGGGACTGATCGGTTCCCAGGAACTCGCCTTCTACCGCGGCGCCGACGACCTCGTGGTCAAGGCGGGGTACGGCCTGGTCGCCCGCATCGACCGGTTCGGCGACCCCCATCCGACCCCGGAGAAGACGGACCCCGTCCTGGTCCTGCTCACCCTCGTCGTGTTCCTGGTGCTGCTGATGCCCGTCGGTGTCTTCATCGCCGCGGCCGTGCGGTTCGGCGGCGAGCGCCGGGACCGGCGACTCGCGGCCCTGCGGCTGGTGGGCTCGGACACCCGGATGACCCGGCGGATCGCCGCGGGCGAGGCCCTCGCCGGCGCCGTGGCGGGCCTGGTCCTCGGCACGGTCTTCTTCCTGATCGCCCGGGACATGGCCGGCTCCGTGGACCTGTTCGACGTGAGCGTGTTCCCGAGCTATCTGACTCCCTCCCCGCTGCTCGCCCTGCTGGTCGCGGTCGCGGTCCCCGCGGCCGCCGTGCTGGTCACCCTGTTCGCGCTGCGGGGCGTGGTGATCGAGCCGCTCGGCGTGGTGCGCACCGCGAAGCCCCCACGGCGTCGGCTGTGGTGGCGGCTGCTGCTGCCGCTGGGCGGGCTCGGACTGCTCTCCCCGATGATCGGCAAGGGCCGGCACAGCGGGGAGTTCAACCAGTACCAGGTCACCGGTGGCGTTCTGTTGCTCCTCGTCGGGGTGACCGCGCTGCTGCCGTGGGTCGTGGAGACGGTCGTGAGCCGACTCGACTCCGGCGGGGTCGCCTGGCAACTGGCCGTCCGCCGACTTCAGTTGAGCAGCGGCACGGCCGCCCGCATGGTCAACGGCATCGCGGTCGCCGTGGCGGGCGCCATCGCCCTGCAGATGCTGTTCTCCGGGCTGGCGGGCCAGTACACCAGGCACTCCGCCAACGACCTCACCCGGGCTCAGATGGGGGCGACCCTGCCGGACGAGGTCCCGCTCGCCCGGGCGGCGGCCGATTTCAAGGCGACCAAGGGCGTCGAGAAGGTCTACGCCTACGACGAGGGCTTCATCAGCGACCGGCGCGAGTTCGCCGAGTACTCCGCCCAGGTCACCATCGCCGACTGCGCGTCCCTGCGTCAGGTGGCTTCCCTCCCCTCCTGCGAGGACGGTGACTCCTTCGTCGTCCGGGGTGGCGACGACGACGAGGCGGCGCCCGGCATGTCCAAGCCCGGCAGCACGCTGTGGTTCGACTCGATCGACGGCGACGAGTTCGTTCACAGGCCGGCGCCCTGGACCGTACCGGCCGACGTGAAGCAGGCGCGGTCGATCAAGGACCCGACCGGGTACAAGCGCAGCGGTTTCCTGCTGACGCCGGGCGCGCTGCCCTCGGGCGCCGCGCGGGGCGTCTCCGGGCACGTCTACCTCGCGCTCGACCAGGGGATGGCGGACGCGCCCGAGTACGCGCGGAACACGGCCCGCCGTCTCGGCCTGCCCACCGATCCGACGGCGTGGGTGTCCAGCAAGCGCACGGACACCTACGACTCCATCCGCACCGGCCTGTTCGTCGGCGCCGCGTGCGTGCTGGCACTGATCGGCGCGAGTCTGCTGGTGTCGCAGCTGGAGCAGCTGCGCGAGCGCCGCAAGCTGTTGTCGTCGCTGATCGCCTTCGGCACCCGGCGCCGCACGCTGACCCTGTCCGTGCTGTGGCAGACGGCGATCCCGATCGGTCTCGGACTGGCGCTGGCCACGACGGTCGGGCTCACACTGGGCGCGGTGCTGCTGAAGATGACGGACGAACCGGTGGTCGTGGACTGGGAGAGCGTGCTGTCGATGACCGGCATCGGCGCCGGCGTCGTCCTCGTGGTGACCCTGCTGAGCCTGCCGCCGCTGCTGAAGCTGATGCGGCCGGACGGGCTGCGGACCGAGTAG
- a CDS encoding transglycosylase domain-containing protein codes for MGRAEERRARQRGGRRAAPKRRRSSGAAGKSGIRRLFTWKKLLGTFFGLCLLGMGAFIVLYMVIDIPEGNADAKRQSNIYKYGDGTIMARDGKVNREVVDLSRVPKDVRLTFVAAENKTFYKDAGVDLKGTARGLLNTLSGRGAQGGSTITQQYVKNYYLTQEQTVSRKLKELVISLKLDREKSKDYILAGYINTSYYGRNAYGIQAAAQAYYHTDAEKLTVAQGAYLAALLQAPSEYDWAVASPTGKKLVKARWNYVLDNMVEEDWLSRSERDAMKFPVPKEPRPAPGMEGQKGYLVNAANAALEKQLVAEGTAGSTKEAEAMVNAGGWTVTLNIDKKKQAALEKSVKQQLTSKLDPDKRKVDGDVQAGAASVNPKTGAVVAMYGGVDYFKHYTNNATRSDYQPASTFKPVILAAALEEQAETQDGKPITANTVYDGTSKRQVVDNGSKVGFAPENEDDENYGKITVQTAMNKSVNSVFAQMGVDVGMTNVVDVAGKLGMDTKNMEAVPAQTLGSMGASPLEMAGVYATLANHGKKVTPALVKSAEHLNKTVTMPDPVGDQAISREAADSVTSVLTGVVDDGTAQESVRNNPKRDGQQVAGKTGTSDNNKSAWFTGYTPNLVTSVGLFGEDAKTHAQVPMYKAGGEPRVNGGGFPAQIWAAYTFGVMGDVTKFDLDTTQGAAVKPTWSPTPTREPTKEPTQEPTTEEPSSSPPPTTEQPSSSPPPTPSTTPPTFTPPTAPETTPPDDGGGGDPFDPVKPGDEG; via the coding sequence ATGGGACGAGCGGAAGAGAGACGCGCCCGACAGCGCGGTGGGCGCCGGGCGGCACCCAAGCGCCGCCGTTCGTCGGGCGCGGCCGGGAAGAGCGGCATACGCAGGCTCTTCACCTGGAAGAAGCTCCTCGGCACCTTCTTCGGCCTGTGCCTGCTCGGCATGGGCGCCTTCATCGTGCTGTACATGGTGATCGACATCCCCGAGGGGAACGCCGACGCCAAGCGGCAGAGCAACATCTACAAGTACGGCGACGGCACGATCATGGCCCGCGACGGCAAGGTCAACCGCGAGGTCGTCGATCTGTCCAGGGTTCCCAAGGACGTGCGGCTCACCTTCGTAGCAGCCGAGAACAAGACCTTCTACAAGGACGCCGGCGTCGACCTCAAGGGCACCGCCCGCGGCCTGCTCAACACGCTCTCGGGCAGGGGCGCGCAGGGCGGTTCGACGATCACCCAGCAGTACGTCAAGAACTACTACCTGACGCAGGAACAGACCGTCTCGCGCAAGCTGAAGGAACTGGTCATCTCGCTGAAGCTGGACCGGGAGAAGTCCAAGGACTACATCCTCGCCGGCTACATCAACACCAGTTACTACGGCCGCAACGCCTACGGCATCCAGGCCGCCGCCCAGGCCTACTACCACACCGACGCCGAGAAGCTCACGGTCGCGCAGGGGGCCTACCTCGCCGCGCTGCTCCAGGCCCCGAGCGAGTACGACTGGGCGGTCGCCTCCCCGACGGGCAAGAAGTTGGTGAAGGCCCGCTGGAACTACGTCCTGGACAACATGGTCGAGGAGGACTGGCTGAGCCGGTCCGAGCGTGACGCCATGAAGTTCCCGGTGCCGAAGGAGCCCAGGCCCGCCCCCGGCATGGAGGGCCAGAAGGGCTACCTGGTCAACGCGGCCAACGCGGCACTGGAGAAGCAGCTCGTCGCCGAGGGCACCGCGGGCAGCACCAAGGAAGCCGAGGCGATGGTCAACGCCGGCGGTTGGACCGTCACGCTCAACATCGACAAGAAGAAGCAGGCTGCGCTGGAGAAGTCCGTCAAGCAGCAGCTGACCAGCAAGCTCGATCCGGACAAGCGCAAGGTCGACGGGGACGTCCAGGCCGGTGCCGCGTCCGTGAACCCCAAGACGGGCGCCGTGGTCGCGATGTACGGCGGCGTGGACTACTTCAAGCACTACACCAACAACGCCACCCGCTCCGACTACCAGCCCGCCTCCACCTTCAAGCCGGTCATCCTGGCCGCGGCCCTGGAGGAGCAAGCGGAGACGCAGGACGGCAAGCCGATCACCGCCAACACGGTCTACGACGGCACGAGCAAGCGTCAGGTCGTGGACAACGGCAGCAAGGTCGGCTTCGCCCCCGAGAACGAGGACGACGAGAACTACGGGAAGATCACCGTCCAGACGGCGATGAACAAGTCCGTCAACTCCGTCTTCGCGCAGATGGGCGTCGACGTCGGCATGACCAACGTGGTGGACGTCGCCGGCAAGCTCGGCATGGACACCAAGAACATGGAGGCCGTGCCCGCCCAGACCCTGGGCAGCATGGGCGCCAGCCCCCTGGAGATGGCGGGTGTCTACGCGACCCTCGCCAACCACGGCAAGAAGGTCACCCCGGCCCTCGTGAAGTCGGCGGAGCACCTGAACAAGACGGTCACCATGCCCGACCCGGTCGGCGACCAGGCCATCAGCCGCGAGGCCGCCGACTCGGTGACCTCGGTGCTGACCGGCGTGGTCGACGACGGTACGGCGCAGGAGTCCGTGCGCAACAACCCCAAGCGCGACGGCCAGCAGGTCGCGGGCAAGACGGGTACGTCCGACAACAACAAGTCGGCCTGGTTCACCGGCTACACGCCGAACCTGGTCACCTCCGTCGGCCTGTTCGGCGAGGACGCCAAGACCCACGCCCAGGTCCCGATGTACAAGGCGGGCGGCGAGCCCCGGGTCAACGGTGGTGGCTTCCCGGCACAGATCTGGGCGGCGTACACCTTCGGCGTGATGGGCGACGTCACCAAGTTCGACCTGGACACCACGCAGGGCGCGGCGGTCAAGCCGACCTGGTCGCCGACCCCCACGCGGGAGCCGACCAAGGAGCCGACGCAGGAGCCGACGACCGAGGAGCCGTCGTCGTCACCGCCGCCGACGACGGAGCAGCCGAGCAGCTCACCGCCGCCGACTCCGTCGACGACACCGCCCACCTTCACTCCGCCGACGGCCCCGGAGACGACACCGCCGGACGACGGCGGCGGCGGCGACCCGTTCGACCCGGTCAAGCCGGGCGACGAGGGGTAG
- a CDS encoding PadR family transcriptional regulator → MSIGHALLGLLESGPRHGYDLKRAFDEKFGHDRPLHYGQVYSTMSRLLKHGLVEVDGIEAGGGPERKRYAITEAGITDVARWLTTPEKPEPYLQSTLYTKVVLALLTERNAGDVLDTQRSEHLRSMRILTDRKRKGDLADQLICDHALFHLEADLRWLELTAARLDKLREAVSA, encoded by the coding sequence ATGTCCATTGGTCACGCTCTCCTGGGACTCCTGGAGTCCGGCCCGCGTCACGGTTACGACCTGAAGCGCGCCTTCGACGAGAAGTTCGGTCACGACCGGCCCCTGCACTACGGCCAGGTCTACTCGACGATGTCCCGGTTGCTGAAGCACGGGCTCGTCGAGGTCGACGGCATCGAGGCCGGCGGCGGGCCCGAGCGCAAGCGGTACGCGATCACCGAGGCCGGTATCACCGACGTCGCACGCTGGCTCACCACGCCGGAGAAGCCGGAGCCGTACCTCCAGTCGACCCTGTACACCAAGGTCGTCCTCGCGCTGCTCACGGAGCGGAACGCGGGCGACGTCCTCGACACGCAGCGCTCGGAGCATCTGCGCAGCATGCGGATCCTGACCGACCGCAAGCGCAAGGGCGACCTCGCCGACCAGCTCATCTGCGACCACGCACTGTTCCACTTGGAGGCGGACCTGCGCTGGCTGGAGCTGACCGCGGCGCGCCTCGACAAGCTGCGTGAGGCGGTGTCCGCATGA